A section of the Scleropages formosus chromosome 12, fSclFor1.1, whole genome shotgun sequence genome encodes:
- the cfap91 gene encoding cilia- and flagella-associated protein 91 — protein sequence MSESQTRIVHLRKGRGFKGYRKQRTHDYLYDPVYTLSGERDHTRTSLKAYSSLHRLKKVPEYENMFSNLPHYPHYTLRVDANDPVPAWVERRWRGRAEERKAALQQLVGINPAVHCIQIGAQDNCKIAGQDRWKYFKRPLVPFSSQIPADVVFTLPKGNAYSSSDKTLEHPQTPFQQTVGVQTDYRESEAQTDPYTPDYVIRPGSAPELLTLATLTWGRGLPVGLAEVEMIERARMKRAWETTLPPLHDISQSDKRRRMMEEMERKEWAFRANEIQKLQEMRLALLMRLLQQREKRQHEATQKRLELFFSQRQQDTEARIKKIRNDYASSIRKLIAKRRNVEGKLERRDIVKDYSDYASQVYAPPSHLGLLPDPNSKGSAVNSRFLGSYQAILELEASLPASVTQPRISSPKAMASKGFVTRAARHKMELTKTYEALKVKKEKTERPLRFLYRTEKAVSRPPTPVVAVCPEGDEEKELAVIFLQKLLRGRAVQNMMFEGKEKRLELIQELRTTHALQHEEQEQQRADRQLTLTLQKQRELQQQKASMEEGLLSGVSGGILSDMLDFLSKELVRLQEEQRLHALELLAERDRRRREAEESGRRQVEERRRREEDEIFKQVVQVHQETVDLYLEDIILGTIEQTADNQAREEIHKMAQEINNIAYAMEETRTRLQSEEIVAELVYSFLIPEVQKATIRERVRQSQRRHLQAAQFIVHGESGTRPASPSTGVASWHLEDMISRMGVADSDTPPGLEQEDKK from the exons ATGAGTGAGTCCCAGACTCGCATTGTCCATCTGCGAAAAGGACGCGGTTTCAAAGGGTACAGAAAGCAGAGGACACACGACTATCTCTACG ATCCCGTGTACACTTTGTCTGGGGAAAGGGATCACACGAGGACCAGCCTGAAAGCTTATTCCTCTCTGCACCGGCTG AAAAAGGTTCCCGAGTATGAGAACATGTTCAGCAACCTGCCCCACTACCCGCACTACACCCTGCGTGTGGATGCCAATGACCCTGTGCCCGCGTGGGTCGAGCGGCGCTGGAGGGGCCGCGCGGAGGAGCGGAAGGCCGCGCTGCAGCAGCTCGTGGG CATCAATCCAGCGGTCCATTGCATCCAAATCGGTGCCCAGGATAATTGCAAGATTGCAGGGCAGGACAGATGGAAGTACTTCAAACG TCCCCTGGTTCCATTCTCCTCACAGATCCCAGCAGATGTGGTGTTTACTCTGCCGAA AGGGAATGCCTATTCTTCCTCCGACAAAACTCTGGAACATCCCCAGACTCCGTTCCAGCAGACAGTGGGGGTGCAAACCGACTATCGGGAGAGCGAAGCGCAGACCGATCCCTACACTCCTGATTATGTAATACGGCCCGGATCTGCTCCAGAGCTACTGACACTGGCTACACTGACATGGG GCCGTGGTCTCCCTGTGGGGCTGGCAGAGGTGGAAATGATCGAGAGGGCGAGAATGAAAAGGGCCTGGGAGACCACACTCCCGCCTCTTCATGACATCTCTCAGTCGGATaaaaggaggaggatgatggaggagatggagaggaAGGAGTGGGCCTTCCGCGCAAATGAGATACAGAA ACTGCAAGAGATGCGACTGGCCCTCCTGATGAGGCTCCTTCAACAGCGGGAGAAGAGACAGCACGAGGCCACACAGAAGCGTCTGGAATTGTTCTTCTCCCAGCGACAGCAGGATACAGAGGCCAGGATCAAGAAGATACGTAATGACTATGCGTCCT CTATCAGAAAGCTGATAGCCAAGAGGAGGAACGTGGAGGGAAAATTGGAGCGGCGTGACATTGTCAAGGACTACTCTGACTACGCGTCACAAGTATACGCCCCGCCCTCCCACCTTGGGCTGCTCCCCGATCCCAACTCAAAGGGCAGTGCGGTCAACAGTCGCTTCCTGGGGAGCTACCAAG CCATCCTGGAGCTGGAAGCCAGCCTGCCTGCCTCAGTCACACAGCCCCGCATTTCTTCTCCGAAGGCGATGGCCAGCAAAGGCTTTGTCACGCGCGCTGCCCGCCACAAAATGGAGCTGACCAAAACGTATGAG GCACTGAaggtgaagaaggagaagaCTGAGAGACCACTGCGGTTCCTCTACAGGACGGAGAAGGCAGTTTCTCGCCCCCCAACTCCCGTCGTGGCAGTCTGCCCTGAG GGAGATGAAGAGAAGGAGCTGGCAGTCATTTTCCTGCAAAAACTGCTGAGAGGGAGAGCGGTTCAGAATATG aTGTTCGAGGGAAAGGAGAAGCGCCTGGAGCTGATCCAGGAGCTGCGCACCACCCATGCCCTGCAGcatgaggagcaggagcagcagagagCTGACCGCCAGCTCACTCTGACCCTGCAGAAGCAGagggagctgcagcagcaaaaG GCATCAATGGAAGAGGGGCTGCTGTCAGGCGTGTCGGGCGGCATTCTGTCGGACATGCTGGACTTCTTGTCCAAGGAACTGGTGCGTCTGCAGGAGGAACAGCGGCTCCATGCACTGGAACTGCTGGCAGAGAGGGATCGTCGTCGGCGAGAAGCTGAGGAGAGTGGCCGAAGGCAGGTCGAGGAGAGACGCCGCCGTGAGGAGGACGAGATCTTCAAACAG GTGGTCCAAGTGCACCAGGAGACTGTGGACTTGTACCTGGAGGACATCATCCTGGGAACCATAGAGCAGACTGCTGATAATCAGGCCAGAGAGGAGATACATAAGATGGCTCAGGAGATCAACAACATTGCCTATGCTATGGAGGAGAC CCGCACCAGGCTGCAGTCGGAAGAGATTGTTGCTGAGCTGGTATACAGTTTCCTGATTCCTGAAGTGCAGAAGGCCACCATCAGGGAGAGAG TGCGACAGAGTCAACGCAGGCACCTTCAGGCTGCTCAGTTCATCGTTCATGGGGAGTCGGGGACACGTCCTGCCTCACCTTCTACTGGAGTTGCCTCCTGGCACTTGGAGGACATGATCTCTCGTATGGGAGTCGCTGACTCTGATACACCCCCAGGGCTTGAGCAGGAAGACAAGAAGTGA
- the nr1i2 gene encoding nuclear receptor subfamily 1 group I member 2 isoform X3, which yields MSHYPGRRSRWTIRDPRICHSIMKWKKTQRMKRKMSPRCARRAMKRPVNFSCPFRGVCIITKNNRRQCQACRLQKCRSIGMLKELIMSDEELGQRRRLLERRRKRAEPVILSTQQEAVIQELLNAQKKTFDISFVHFTHFRPIDRTLAPMQQYRQTCQETTTNTWPSDIQEASLPCSSSSSPCSSSSQEVKPEDSCGKDRAFTTLPHIADLSTYMIQQIISFAKMLSSFNSVFRRELSIEDQISLLKGATFELCQIRFNMLFNESSGMWECGPLTYCMDDAARAGFQPHLLDPLMKFHYTLRRLHLDDSEYVLMQAIALFSPDRPGVTDSKTIDQLQEMLALTLKTYIESKRTSPKKHLLYPKIMGCLTEMRSMNEEYTKQVLQIQDIQPEVPPLMLEVFSKIT from the exons ATGTCGCATTACCCTGGGCGTAG GTCACGATGGACAATCAGGGACCCAAGGATCTGCCACAGCATCATGAAGTGGAAGAAAACTCAGAGaatgaagaggaagatgagCCCAAGGTGTGCCAG GCGAGCCATGAAGCGGCCGGTGAATTTCAGCTGCCCGTTCCGGGGTGTCTGCATCATCACCAAGAACAATCGGCGACAGTGCCAAGCATGTCGTCTGCAGAAGTGTCGGAGCATTGGCATGCTCAAGGAGT TGATCATGTCAGATGAGGAGTTGGGGCAGCGTCGACGACTTcttgagaggaggaggaagcgggCAGAGCCTGTCATTCTGAGTACCCAGCAGGAAGCTGTGATCCAAGAGCTCCTGAATGCACAGAAGAAGACCTTTGATATCTCATTTGTCCACTTTACTCACTTCCGG CCTATTGACCGCACCCTGGCCCCCATGCAACAGTATCGGCAGACCTGCCAGGAAACCACAACCAACACCTGGCCTAGTGACATACAAGAGGCCAGTTTACCCtgctcatcttcctcctcaccCTGCTCCTCATCTTCACAAGAAGTAAAACCAGAGGACAGCTGTGGAAAAGACAGGGCCTTCACTACATTACCTCACATCGCAGATCTCTCCACTTATATGATCCAGCAAATCATCAGTTTCGCCAAGATGCTCTCATCTTTCAA CTCTGTATTCCGTAGAGAACTGTCCATCGAGGACCAGATCTCTCTGCTGAAGGGCGCCACTTTCGAGTTGTGTCAGATCCGCTTCAACATGCTGTTCAACGAGTCATCGGGAATGTGGGAATGTGGCCCTCTCACATACTGCATGGATGACGCTGCACGTG CTGGCTTCCAACCCCACTTACTGGACCCTCTGATGAAGTTCCACTACACACTGCGCAGACTACACCTTGACGATTCTGAGTACGTGCTCATGCAGGCCATCGCCCTCTTCTCCCCAG ATAGGCCAGGTGTGACTGACAGCAAGACCATTGACCAACTCCAGGAGATGCTCGCCCTCACGCTCAAGACATATATAGAGTCCAAGAGGACTTCCCCAAAGAAGCA CTTGCTGTACCCCAAGATCATGGGATGCCTGACAGAGATGCGCTCTATGAATGAGGAGTACACAAAGCAGGTGCTCCAGATACAGGACATCCAGCCTGAAGTGCCGCCACTCATGCTGGAAGTGTTCAGCAAGATCACCTAG
- the nr1i2 gene encoding nuclear receptor subfamily 1 group I member 2 isoform X1 produces MDNQGPKDLPQHHEVEENSENEEEDEPKVCQVCGDRATGYHFNAMTCEGCKGFFRRAMKRPVNFSCPFRGVCIITKNNRRQCQACRLQKCRSIGMLKELIMSDEELGQRRRLLERRRKRAEPVILSTQQEAVIQELLNAQKKTFDISFVHFTHFRPIDRTLAPMQQYRQTCQETTTNTWPSDIQEASLPCSSSSSPCSSSSQEVKPEDSCGKDRAFTTLPHIADLSTYMIQQIISFAKMLSSFNSVFRRELSIEDQISLLKGATFELCQIRFNMLFNESSGMWECGPLTYCMDDAARAGFQPHLLDPLMKFHYTLRRLHLDDSEYVLMQAIALFSPDRPGVTDSKTIDQLQEMLALTLKTYIESKRTSPKKHLLYPKIMGCLTEMRSMNEEYTKQVLQIQDIQPEVPPLMLEVFSKIT; encoded by the exons ATGGACAATCAGGGACCCAAGGATCTGCCACAGCATCATGAAGTGGAAGAAAACTCAGAGaatgaagaggaagatgagCCCAAGGTGTGCCAGGTGTGTGGAGACCGGGCCACGGGGTACCACTTCAATGCCATGACCTGTGAGGGCTGCAAAGGCTTCTTCAG GCGAGCCATGAAGCGGCCGGTGAATTTCAGCTGCCCGTTCCGGGGTGTCTGCATCATCACCAAGAACAATCGGCGACAGTGCCAAGCATGTCGTCTGCAGAAGTGTCGGAGCATTGGCATGCTCAAGGAGT TGATCATGTCAGATGAGGAGTTGGGGCAGCGTCGACGACTTcttgagaggaggaggaagcgggCAGAGCCTGTCATTCTGAGTACCCAGCAGGAAGCTGTGATCCAAGAGCTCCTGAATGCACAGAAGAAGACCTTTGATATCTCATTTGTCCACTTTACTCACTTCCGG CCTATTGACCGCACCCTGGCCCCCATGCAACAGTATCGGCAGACCTGCCAGGAAACCACAACCAACACCTGGCCTAGTGACATACAAGAGGCCAGTTTACCCtgctcatcttcctcctcaccCTGCTCCTCATCTTCACAAGAAGTAAAACCAGAGGACAGCTGTGGAAAAGACAGGGCCTTCACTACATTACCTCACATCGCAGATCTCTCCACTTATATGATCCAGCAAATCATCAGTTTCGCCAAGATGCTCTCATCTTTCAA CTCTGTATTCCGTAGAGAACTGTCCATCGAGGACCAGATCTCTCTGCTGAAGGGCGCCACTTTCGAGTTGTGTCAGATCCGCTTCAACATGCTGTTCAACGAGTCATCGGGAATGTGGGAATGTGGCCCTCTCACATACTGCATGGATGACGCTGCACGTG CTGGCTTCCAACCCCACTTACTGGACCCTCTGATGAAGTTCCACTACACACTGCGCAGACTACACCTTGACGATTCTGAGTACGTGCTCATGCAGGCCATCGCCCTCTTCTCCCCAG ATAGGCCAGGTGTGACTGACAGCAAGACCATTGACCAACTCCAGGAGATGCTCGCCCTCACGCTCAAGACATATATAGAGTCCAAGAGGACTTCCCCAAAGAAGCA CTTGCTGTACCCCAAGATCATGGGATGCCTGACAGAGATGCGCTCTATGAATGAGGAGTACACAAAGCAGGTGCTCCAGATACAGGACATCCAGCCTGAAGTGCCGCCACTCATGCTGGAAGTGTTCAGCAAGATCACCTAG
- the nr1i2 gene encoding nuclear receptor subfamily 1 group I member 2 isoform X6 — protein sequence MDNQGPKDLPQHHEVEENSENEEEDEPKVCQVCGDRATGYHFNAMTCEGCKGFFRRAMKRPVNFSCPFRGVCIITKNNRRQCQACRLQKCRSIGMLKELIMSDEELGQRRRLLERRRKRAEPVILSTQQEAVIQELLNAQKKTFDISFVHFTHFRPIDRTLAPMQQYRQTCQETTTNTWPSDIQEASLPCSSSSSPCSSSSQEVKPEDSCGKDRAFTTLPHIADLSTYMIQQIISFAKMLSSFKELSIEDQISLLKGATFELCQIRFNMLFNESSGMWECGPLTYCMDDAARDRPGVTDSKTIDQLQEMLALTLKTYIESKRTSPKKHLLYPKIMGCLTEMRSMNEEYTKQVLQIQDIQPEVPPLMLEVFSKIT from the exons ATGGACAATCAGGGACCCAAGGATCTGCCACAGCATCATGAAGTGGAAGAAAACTCAGAGaatgaagaggaagatgagCCCAAGGTGTGCCAGGTGTGTGGAGACCGGGCCACGGGGTACCACTTCAATGCCATGACCTGTGAGGGCTGCAAAGGCTTCTTCAG GCGAGCCATGAAGCGGCCGGTGAATTTCAGCTGCCCGTTCCGGGGTGTCTGCATCATCACCAAGAACAATCGGCGACAGTGCCAAGCATGTCGTCTGCAGAAGTGTCGGAGCATTGGCATGCTCAAGGAGT TGATCATGTCAGATGAGGAGTTGGGGCAGCGTCGACGACTTcttgagaggaggaggaagcgggCAGAGCCTGTCATTCTGAGTACCCAGCAGGAAGCTGTGATCCAAGAGCTCCTGAATGCACAGAAGAAGACCTTTGATATCTCATTTGTCCACTTTACTCACTTCCGG CCTATTGACCGCACCCTGGCCCCCATGCAACAGTATCGGCAGACCTGCCAGGAAACCACAACCAACACCTGGCCTAGTGACATACAAGAGGCCAGTTTACCCtgctcatcttcctcctcaccCTGCTCCTCATCTTCACAAGAAGTAAAACCAGAGGACAGCTGTGGAAAAGACAGGGCCTTCACTACATTACCTCACATCGCAGATCTCTCCACTTATATGATCCAGCAAATCATCAGTTTCGCCAAGATGCTCTCATCTTTCAA AGAACTGTCCATCGAGGACCAGATCTCTCTGCTGAAGGGCGCCACTTTCGAGTTGTGTCAGATCCGCTTCAACATGCTGTTCAACGAGTCATCGGGAATGTGGGAATGTGGCCCTCTCACATACTGCATGGATGACGCTGCACGTG ATAGGCCAGGTGTGACTGACAGCAAGACCATTGACCAACTCCAGGAGATGCTCGCCCTCACGCTCAAGACATATATAGAGTCCAAGAGGACTTCCCCAAAGAAGCA CTTGCTGTACCCCAAGATCATGGGATGCCTGACAGAGATGCGCTCTATGAATGAGGAGTACACAAAGCAGGTGCTCCAGATACAGGACATCCAGCCTGAAGTGCCGCCACTCATGCTGGAAGTGTTCAGCAAGATCACCTAG
- the nr1i2 gene encoding nuclear receptor subfamily 1 group I member 2 isoform X2 has product MDNQGPKDLPQHHEVEENSENEEEDEPKVCQVCGDRATGYHFNAMTCEGCKGFFRRAMKRPVNFSCPFRGVCIITKNNRRQCQACRLQKCRSIGMLKELIMSDEELGQRRRLLERRRKRAEPVILSTQQEAVIQELLNAQKKTFDISFVHFTHFRPIDRTLAPMQQYRQTCQETTTNTWPSDIQEASLPCSSSSSPCSSSSQEVKPEDSCGKDRAFTTLPHIADLSTYMIQQIISFAKMLSSFKELSIEDQISLLKGATFELCQIRFNMLFNESSGMWECGPLTYCMDDAARAGFQPHLLDPLMKFHYTLRRLHLDDSEYVLMQAIALFSPDRPGVTDSKTIDQLQEMLALTLKTYIESKRTSPKKHLLYPKIMGCLTEMRSMNEEYTKQVLQIQDIQPEVPPLMLEVFSKIT; this is encoded by the exons ATGGACAATCAGGGACCCAAGGATCTGCCACAGCATCATGAAGTGGAAGAAAACTCAGAGaatgaagaggaagatgagCCCAAGGTGTGCCAGGTGTGTGGAGACCGGGCCACGGGGTACCACTTCAATGCCATGACCTGTGAGGGCTGCAAAGGCTTCTTCAG GCGAGCCATGAAGCGGCCGGTGAATTTCAGCTGCCCGTTCCGGGGTGTCTGCATCATCACCAAGAACAATCGGCGACAGTGCCAAGCATGTCGTCTGCAGAAGTGTCGGAGCATTGGCATGCTCAAGGAGT TGATCATGTCAGATGAGGAGTTGGGGCAGCGTCGACGACTTcttgagaggaggaggaagcgggCAGAGCCTGTCATTCTGAGTACCCAGCAGGAAGCTGTGATCCAAGAGCTCCTGAATGCACAGAAGAAGACCTTTGATATCTCATTTGTCCACTTTACTCACTTCCGG CCTATTGACCGCACCCTGGCCCCCATGCAACAGTATCGGCAGACCTGCCAGGAAACCACAACCAACACCTGGCCTAGTGACATACAAGAGGCCAGTTTACCCtgctcatcttcctcctcaccCTGCTCCTCATCTTCACAAGAAGTAAAACCAGAGGACAGCTGTGGAAAAGACAGGGCCTTCACTACATTACCTCACATCGCAGATCTCTCCACTTATATGATCCAGCAAATCATCAGTTTCGCCAAGATGCTCTCATCTTTCAA AGAACTGTCCATCGAGGACCAGATCTCTCTGCTGAAGGGCGCCACTTTCGAGTTGTGTCAGATCCGCTTCAACATGCTGTTCAACGAGTCATCGGGAATGTGGGAATGTGGCCCTCTCACATACTGCATGGATGACGCTGCACGTG CTGGCTTCCAACCCCACTTACTGGACCCTCTGATGAAGTTCCACTACACACTGCGCAGACTACACCTTGACGATTCTGAGTACGTGCTCATGCAGGCCATCGCCCTCTTCTCCCCAG ATAGGCCAGGTGTGACTGACAGCAAGACCATTGACCAACTCCAGGAGATGCTCGCCCTCACGCTCAAGACATATATAGAGTCCAAGAGGACTTCCCCAAAGAAGCA CTTGCTGTACCCCAAGATCATGGGATGCCTGACAGAGATGCGCTCTATGAATGAGGAGTACACAAAGCAGGTGCTCCAGATACAGGACATCCAGCCTGAAGTGCCGCCACTCATGCTGGAAGTGTTCAGCAAGATCACCTAG
- the nr1i2 gene encoding nuclear receptor subfamily 1 group I member 2 isoform X5, whose amino-acid sequence MDNQGPKDLPQHHEVEENSENEEEDEPKVCQVCGDRATGYHFNAMTCEGCKGFFRRAMKRPVNFSCPFRGVCIITKNNRRQCQACRLQKCRSIGMLKELIMSDEELGQRRRLLERRRKRAEPVILSTQQEAVIQELLNAQKKTFDISFVHFTHFRPIDRTLAPMQQYRQTCQETTTNTWPSDIQEASLPCSSSSSPCSSSSQEVKPEDSCGKDRAFTTLPHIADLSTYMIQQIISFAKMLSSFNSVFRRELSIEDQISLLKGATFELCQIRFNMLFNESSGMWECGPLTYCMDDAARDRPGVTDSKTIDQLQEMLALTLKTYIESKRTSPKKHLLYPKIMGCLTEMRSMNEEYTKQVLQIQDIQPEVPPLMLEVFSKIT is encoded by the exons ATGGACAATCAGGGACCCAAGGATCTGCCACAGCATCATGAAGTGGAAGAAAACTCAGAGaatgaagaggaagatgagCCCAAGGTGTGCCAGGTGTGTGGAGACCGGGCCACGGGGTACCACTTCAATGCCATGACCTGTGAGGGCTGCAAAGGCTTCTTCAG GCGAGCCATGAAGCGGCCGGTGAATTTCAGCTGCCCGTTCCGGGGTGTCTGCATCATCACCAAGAACAATCGGCGACAGTGCCAAGCATGTCGTCTGCAGAAGTGTCGGAGCATTGGCATGCTCAAGGAGT TGATCATGTCAGATGAGGAGTTGGGGCAGCGTCGACGACTTcttgagaggaggaggaagcgggCAGAGCCTGTCATTCTGAGTACCCAGCAGGAAGCTGTGATCCAAGAGCTCCTGAATGCACAGAAGAAGACCTTTGATATCTCATTTGTCCACTTTACTCACTTCCGG CCTATTGACCGCACCCTGGCCCCCATGCAACAGTATCGGCAGACCTGCCAGGAAACCACAACCAACACCTGGCCTAGTGACATACAAGAGGCCAGTTTACCCtgctcatcttcctcctcaccCTGCTCCTCATCTTCACAAGAAGTAAAACCAGAGGACAGCTGTGGAAAAGACAGGGCCTTCACTACATTACCTCACATCGCAGATCTCTCCACTTATATGATCCAGCAAATCATCAGTTTCGCCAAGATGCTCTCATCTTTCAA CTCTGTATTCCGTAGAGAACTGTCCATCGAGGACCAGATCTCTCTGCTGAAGGGCGCCACTTTCGAGTTGTGTCAGATCCGCTTCAACATGCTGTTCAACGAGTCATCGGGAATGTGGGAATGTGGCCCTCTCACATACTGCATGGATGACGCTGCACGTG ATAGGCCAGGTGTGACTGACAGCAAGACCATTGACCAACTCCAGGAGATGCTCGCCCTCACGCTCAAGACATATATAGAGTCCAAGAGGACTTCCCCAAAGAAGCA CTTGCTGTACCCCAAGATCATGGGATGCCTGACAGAGATGCGCTCTATGAATGAGGAGTACACAAAGCAGGTGCTCCAGATACAGGACATCCAGCCTGAAGTGCCGCCACTCATGCTGGAAGTGTTCAGCAAGATCACCTAG
- the nr1i2 gene encoding nuclear receptor subfamily 1 group I member 2 isoform X4, whose translation MKWKKTQRMKRKMSPRCARRAMKRPVNFSCPFRGVCIITKNNRRQCQACRLQKCRSIGMLKELIMSDEELGQRRRLLERRRKRAEPVILSTQQEAVIQELLNAQKKTFDISFVHFTHFRPIDRTLAPMQQYRQTCQETTTNTWPSDIQEASLPCSSSSSPCSSSSQEVKPEDSCGKDRAFTTLPHIADLSTYMIQQIISFAKMLSSFNSVFRRELSIEDQISLLKGATFELCQIRFNMLFNESSGMWECGPLTYCMDDAARAGFQPHLLDPLMKFHYTLRRLHLDDSEYVLMQAIALFSPDRPGVTDSKTIDQLQEMLALTLKTYIESKRTSPKKHLLYPKIMGCLTEMRSMNEEYTKQVLQIQDIQPEVPPLMLEVFSKIT comes from the exons ATGAAGTGGAAGAAAACTCAGAGaatgaagaggaagatgagCCCAAGGTGTGCCAG GCGAGCCATGAAGCGGCCGGTGAATTTCAGCTGCCCGTTCCGGGGTGTCTGCATCATCACCAAGAACAATCGGCGACAGTGCCAAGCATGTCGTCTGCAGAAGTGTCGGAGCATTGGCATGCTCAAGGAGT TGATCATGTCAGATGAGGAGTTGGGGCAGCGTCGACGACTTcttgagaggaggaggaagcgggCAGAGCCTGTCATTCTGAGTACCCAGCAGGAAGCTGTGATCCAAGAGCTCCTGAATGCACAGAAGAAGACCTTTGATATCTCATTTGTCCACTTTACTCACTTCCGG CCTATTGACCGCACCCTGGCCCCCATGCAACAGTATCGGCAGACCTGCCAGGAAACCACAACCAACACCTGGCCTAGTGACATACAAGAGGCCAGTTTACCCtgctcatcttcctcctcaccCTGCTCCTCATCTTCACAAGAAGTAAAACCAGAGGACAGCTGTGGAAAAGACAGGGCCTTCACTACATTACCTCACATCGCAGATCTCTCCACTTATATGATCCAGCAAATCATCAGTTTCGCCAAGATGCTCTCATCTTTCAA CTCTGTATTCCGTAGAGAACTGTCCATCGAGGACCAGATCTCTCTGCTGAAGGGCGCCACTTTCGAGTTGTGTCAGATCCGCTTCAACATGCTGTTCAACGAGTCATCGGGAATGTGGGAATGTGGCCCTCTCACATACTGCATGGATGACGCTGCACGTG CTGGCTTCCAACCCCACTTACTGGACCCTCTGATGAAGTTCCACTACACACTGCGCAGACTACACCTTGACGATTCTGAGTACGTGCTCATGCAGGCCATCGCCCTCTTCTCCCCAG ATAGGCCAGGTGTGACTGACAGCAAGACCATTGACCAACTCCAGGAGATGCTCGCCCTCACGCTCAAGACATATATAGAGTCCAAGAGGACTTCCCCAAAGAAGCA CTTGCTGTACCCCAAGATCATGGGATGCCTGACAGAGATGCGCTCTATGAATGAGGAGTACACAAAGCAGGTGCTCCAGATACAGGACATCCAGCCTGAAGTGCCGCCACTCATGCTGGAAGTGTTCAGCAAGATCACCTAG
- the nr1i2 gene encoding nuclear receptor subfamily 1 group I member 2 isoform X7: MKRPVNFSCPFRGVCIITKNNRRQCQACRLQKCRSIGMLKELIMSDEELGQRRRLLERRRKRAEPVILSTQQEAVIQELLNAQKKTFDISFVHFTHFRPIDRTLAPMQQYRQTCQETTTNTWPSDIQEASLPCSSSSSPCSSSSQEVKPEDSCGKDRAFTTLPHIADLSTYMIQQIISFAKMLSSFNSVFRRELSIEDQISLLKGATFELCQIRFNMLFNESSGMWECGPLTYCMDDAARAGFQPHLLDPLMKFHYTLRRLHLDDSEYVLMQAIALFSPDRPGVTDSKTIDQLQEMLALTLKTYIESKRTSPKKHLLYPKIMGCLTEMRSMNEEYTKQVLQIQDIQPEVPPLMLEVFSKIT, from the exons ATGAAGCGGCCGGTGAATTTCAGCTGCCCGTTCCGGGGTGTCTGCATCATCACCAAGAACAATCGGCGACAGTGCCAAGCATGTCGTCTGCAGAAGTGTCGGAGCATTGGCATGCTCAAGGAGT TGATCATGTCAGATGAGGAGTTGGGGCAGCGTCGACGACTTcttgagaggaggaggaagcgggCAGAGCCTGTCATTCTGAGTACCCAGCAGGAAGCTGTGATCCAAGAGCTCCTGAATGCACAGAAGAAGACCTTTGATATCTCATTTGTCCACTTTACTCACTTCCGG CCTATTGACCGCACCCTGGCCCCCATGCAACAGTATCGGCAGACCTGCCAGGAAACCACAACCAACACCTGGCCTAGTGACATACAAGAGGCCAGTTTACCCtgctcatcttcctcctcaccCTGCTCCTCATCTTCACAAGAAGTAAAACCAGAGGACAGCTGTGGAAAAGACAGGGCCTTCACTACATTACCTCACATCGCAGATCTCTCCACTTATATGATCCAGCAAATCATCAGTTTCGCCAAGATGCTCTCATCTTTCAA CTCTGTATTCCGTAGAGAACTGTCCATCGAGGACCAGATCTCTCTGCTGAAGGGCGCCACTTTCGAGTTGTGTCAGATCCGCTTCAACATGCTGTTCAACGAGTCATCGGGAATGTGGGAATGTGGCCCTCTCACATACTGCATGGATGACGCTGCACGTG CTGGCTTCCAACCCCACTTACTGGACCCTCTGATGAAGTTCCACTACACACTGCGCAGACTACACCTTGACGATTCTGAGTACGTGCTCATGCAGGCCATCGCCCTCTTCTCCCCAG ATAGGCCAGGTGTGACTGACAGCAAGACCATTGACCAACTCCAGGAGATGCTCGCCCTCACGCTCAAGACATATATAGAGTCCAAGAGGACTTCCCCAAAGAAGCA CTTGCTGTACCCCAAGATCATGGGATGCCTGACAGAGATGCGCTCTATGAATGAGGAGTACACAAAGCAGGTGCTCCAGATACAGGACATCCAGCCTGAAGTGCCGCCACTCATGCTGGAAGTGTTCAGCAAGATCACCTAG